In Acanthochromis polyacanthus isolate Apoly-LR-REF ecotype Palm Island chromosome 15, KAUST_Apoly_ChrSc, whole genome shotgun sequence, a single genomic region encodes these proteins:
- the nanp gene encoding N-acylneuraminate-9-phosphatase: MDGRAVKAILFDLDNTLIETSRAGAVAIQKTRELLKTILGLDDDTICRISDKFQQKLYLESFEPSAGRSIDDVRVGHWEESITETLGSCSPPSLAAQCYYLWKNSRLEVLCLSPEVCDLLKELRIRHKLLLLTNGESQVQREKVKAVGCEEFFDGIVISGDHAEQKPFVSIFTLCFRMLGVEAQDCIMVGDSLDTDIQGGFNARVRATVWINNAEGTASDGSVKPDYTIPTVLDLPGILAQLQ, encoded by the exons ATGGATGGCAGAGCTGTGAAGGCGATACTGTTTGACCTGGACAACACGCTCATTGAAACGAGCCGAGCAGGAGCAGTGGCGATACAGAAG ACCAGAGAACTTTTAAAGACCATTCTGGGCCTTGACGATGACACCATCTGCCGCATTTCTGACAAGTTCCAGCAGAAGCTTTACCTTGAGAGTTTTGAGCCTTCAGCTGGCAGATCCATAGATGACGTCCGTGTGGGTCACTGGGAGGAAAGCATCACGGAGACTCTGGGTAGTTGCTCTCCACCCTCTCTGGCAGCTCAGTGCTACTACCTGTGGAAAAATAGTCGCCTGGAggtcctctgtctctctcctgaAGTGTGTGACCTTTTGAAAGAACTGCGCATTAGacacaagctgctgctgctgaccaacGGAGAATCTCAGGTCCAGAGAGAGAAGGTGAAGGCAGTCGGGTGTGAGGAGTTCTTTGATGGCATCGTGATTAGTGGAGACCATGCAGAGCAGAAACCGTTTGTCTCCATCTTCACGTTGTGTTTCAGAATGCTGGGGGTGGAGGCCCAGGACTGCATTATGGTGGGAGACTCTCTGGACACAGATATTCAGGGGGGCTTTAATGCCCGAGTACGAGCCACAGTCTGGATTAATAACGCAGAAGGGACCGCATCAGATGGGTCAGTGAAACCAGACTACACTATCCCAACTGTGCTTGACCTGCCAGGGATTTTGGCACAACTGCAATAA
- the polr1b gene encoding DNA-directed RNA polymerase I subunit RPA2 has product MDSSVKWRNLPKCVSLKNLTDGGFGDLKEQQHAAVQDLTRAHIESFDQAVTVGLSRVVQAIPPLEFTFKDDRISLVFVDATMYNPVVAKGSICKEMKVFPAECRGRRCSYKGKLVADISWSVNGVPKGIIKQAMGQVPIMVKSKLCNLHGMSPKELVEHHEEAEEMGGYFIVNGIEKVIRMLIMPRRNYPIAMSRPKWKSRGQGYTQYGISMRCVREEHTAINMNLHYLENGTVMLNFIYQKELFFLPLGFALKALVDFTDFQIYQELIKGREDNSFYKACVSEMLRIVMEEGCTTRSQVLNYLGERFRVKMNLPEWYTNEQCANFLLDECICIHLKSPIEKFYLLCLMTRKLFTFAKQECMEENPDSITCQEVLTPGQLYLMFLKEKLTAWLVSVKLSFDKRGSKLAAGCTTENVIKMFNTGSDLTKPFEYLLATGNLHSKTGLGMLQNTGLCVVADKLNFIRYLSHFRCVHRGAAFAKMRTTSVRKLLPESWGFLCPVHTPDGEPCGLMNHMTASCEIVAPTLSTISLPALLCSLGVTPVDGTPGQAFSDCYPVVLDGAVVGWVEADLAPVVADSLRRFKVLREKKIPPWTEIVLVPKTGKASLYPGLYLFTTPCRMMRPVQNLALGEQEFIGTFEQLYINVGIFEGEIEPGITTHQELFPHSMLSVVANFIPYSDHNQSPRNMYQCQMGKQTMGFPLHSFMDRSDNKLYRLQTPQSALVRPYMYDHYNLDNYPSGTNAIVAVISYTGYDMEDAMIVNKSSWDRGFAHGSIYKTELVDLADKVRGEDGVVFGTKPGDPKVNDRLDADGLPHIGSTLKYGDPFYGYINLNTGQSFVTFYKSQESCVVDNIKICSNDTGSGSFKRVCITVRVPRNPTIGDKFASRHGQKGILSCLWPAENMPFTESGMMPDILFNPHGFPSRMTIGMLIESMAGKSGALHGLSHDATPFTFSEENSALDYFGEMLRAGGYNYYGTERLYSGISGQELEADIFIGVVYYQRLRHMVSDKFQVRTTGARDKVTNQPVGGRNIQGGIRFGEMERDALLAHGSSFLLHDRLFNCSDRSVAQVCVDCGSLLSPLLEKPPLYWSATRHRKTVCTLCGKSDTIDSVSVPYVFRYFIAELAAMNIKVKLDVK; this is encoded by the exons ATGGACTCTTCAGTTAAGTGGCGTAATTTACCTAAATGTGTGAGTCTGAAAAATCTGACAGACGGAGGATTCGGCGACCTGAAAGAGcaacaacatgctgctgttcAGGACCTAACCAGAGCTCACATCGAGTCGTTTGACCAGGCTGTCACTGTCGGACTCAGCCGCGTTGTGCAG GCCATCCCTCCCTTGGAGTTCACATTCAAAGATGACAGGATCAGCCTTGTATTTGTTGATGCCACCATGTACAACCCAGTGGTCGCCAAAGGGAGCATTTGCAAGGAAATGAAGGTGTTCCCTGCAGAGTGCCGTGGAAGACGATGTTCATACAAAGGAAAGCTAGTG GCAGATATCAGCTGGTCGGTTAACGGTGTTCCCAAAGGCATCATCAAGCAGGCCATGGGTCAGGTTCCAATCATGGTAAAGTCCAAGCTGTGTAACTTGCATGGCATGTCCCCTAAAGAACTcgtagaacatcatgaagaagcAGAG GAAATGGGAGGTTATTTCATCGTGAATGGTATTGAGAAAGTTATCCGAATGCTGATTATGCCAAGGAGGAACTATCCCATTGCCATGTCAAGACCTAAGTGGAAGAGCAGGGGCCAGGGATACACTCAGTATG GTATTTCTATGCGCTGCGTGAGGGAAGAGCACACAGCGATTAACATGAACCTTCATTATCTGGAAAACGGCACTGTGATGTTGAACTTCATCTACCAGAAAGAACTCTTCTTTCTGCCACTAGGCTTTGCACTGAAG GCCCTGGTGGACTTCACAGACTTTCAGATCTACCAGGAACTGATCAAAGGTCGTGAGGACAATTCTTTCTACAAGGCGTGTGTGTCTGAAATGCTGCGCATTGTCATGGAGGAGGGCTGCACCACCCGCAGCCAGGTTCTCAATTACCTCGGAGAGCGCTTCAGGGTTAAGATGAACCTTCCAGAGTGGTACACCAATGAACAGTGTGCCAACTTCCTGTTAGA tgagTGCATCTGCATCCATCTGAAGTCTCCCATCGAGAAGTTCTACCTGCTGTGTCTCATGACCAGGAAGCTTTTCACATTTGCCAAGCAGGAGTGCATGGAAGAAAATCCTGACAGCATTACGTGTCAGGAAGTGCTGACTCCTGGCCAGCTCTACctcatgtttctgaag GAGAAACTGACTGCGTGGTTGGTGTCTGTGAAGTTGTCCTTTGACAAAAGAGGCAGTAAACTGGCTGCAGGATGTACCACTGAGAATGTGATAAAGATGTTCAACACGGGCTCTGATCTGACTAAGCCCTTTGAATATCTGCTCGCCACTGGGAACCTCCACTCCAAGACAG GTCTTGGTATGCTGCAGAACACCGGCCTGTGTGTCGTAGCAGACAAGCTGAACTTCATCCGATACCTGTCCCACTTCCGCTGCGTgcacagaggagcagctttcGCCAAGATGAGGACCACTTCTGTTCGTAAACTGCTGCCCGAGTCTTGGGGCTTCCTGTGTCCTGTCCACACTCCAGACGGAGAGCCCTGTGGACTCATGAACCACATGACAGCCAGCTGCGAAATAGTGGCACCAACCCTGTCCACCATAAGCTtgcctgctctgctctgctctcttg GTGTTACGCCAGTGGATGGAACTCCTGGCCAAGCCTTCTCTGACTGCTACCCTGTGGTCCTGGATGGAGCTGTTGTTGGCTGGGTTGAGGCTGACTTAGCTCCAGTTGTAGCTGATTCACTGCGCAGATTCAAG GTGCTAAGAGAAAAGAAGATCCCTCCTTGGACAGAGATTGTTCTGGTTCCCAAAACAGGCAAAGCCAGCTTATATCCAGGCCTTTACCTCTTCACAACACCCTGCCGCATGATGCGACCTGTACAAAACCTAGCTCTTGGCGAGCAGGAGTTCATCGGCACCTTTGAACAG CTTTACATCAATGTGGGAATCTTTGAGGGCGAGATTGAACCGGGAATAACCACACACCAGGAGCTGTTCCCTCACAGTATGCTCAGTGTGGTGGCTAACTTCATCCCTTACTCAGACCACAACCAGAGTCCAAGGAACATGTACCAGTGTCAGATGG GTAAGCAGACTATGGGATTCCCCCTGCACTCATTTATGGATCGCTCCGATAACAAGCTGTACCGGCTCCAGACCCCACAGAGCGCACTGGTCAGGCCCTATATGTACGACCACTACAACCTGGACAACTACCCCAGCGGCACCAACGCCATTGTGGCCGTCATATCCTACACAGGCTACGACATGGAAGACGCAATG ATTGTTAACAAGTCGTCCTGGGACAGGGGCTTCGCCCATGGAAGCATCTACAAgactgagctggtggacctgGCAGACAAGGTGAGGGGAGAAGATGGCGTGGTGTTTGGGACCAAACCAGGTGACCCTAAAGTGAATGACAGACTGGATGCTGATGGGCTGCCTCACATCGGATCAACACTTAAATATGGAGACCCCTTCTACGGCTACATTAACCTCAACACAGGCCAGAGCTTTGTCACCTTCTACAA GAGCCAGGAGTCCTGTGTCGTCGACAATATAAAGATCTGCAGCAACGACACCGGCTCAGGTAGTTTTAAACGCGTGTGCATCACTGTACGAGTGCCGCGAAACCCCACCATTGGCGACAAGTTTGCCAGCCGTCACGGTCAGAAGGGCATCCTGAGCTGCCTGTGGCCAGCCGAGAACATGCCCTTCACAGAGAGTGGTATGATGCCAGACATCCTGTTCAACCCTCACGGCTTCCCTTCTCGTATGACGATCGGGATGCTGATAGAGAGCATGGCCGGCAAGTCAGGCGCCCTGCACGGCCTGAGCCACGATGCCACACCCTTCACCTTCTCTGAGGAGAACTCTGCGCTCGACTACTTCGGTGAAATGCTCCGGGCAGGCGGCTACAACTACTACGGCACTGAGCGGCTCTACAGCGGAATAAGCGGTCAGGAGCTGGAGGCGGACATCTTCATCGGGGTCGTCTACTACCAGAGGCTTCGTCACATGGTCTCCGACAAATTTCAAGTGAGGACCACAGGAGCGCGAGACAAGGTGACCAACCAGCCCGTGGGAGGAAGGAACATCCAGGGAGGAATCCGTTTTGGGGAGATGGAGCGAGATGCCCTGCTGGCTCACGGCTCTTCCTTCTTGCTTCACGATCGCCTCTTCAACTGCTCGGACCGGTCAGTGGCTCAGGTGTGCGTTGACTGTGGCAGCCTTCTTTCTCCCCTGTTGGAGAAACCTCCACTGTACTGGTCGGCCACACGCCACCGCAAGACTGTCTGCACTCTGTGTGGCAAAAGTGACACTATTGACTCAGTGTCTGTTCCTTACGTCTTCCGCTACTTCATAGCAGAGCTCGCAGCAATGAACATCAAAGTGAAACTAGATGTTAAGTGA